A window of Kribbella sp. NBC_00382 genomic DNA:
CAGCCGCCGTACGCCGCCGTCCTGGCCCAGCGCTCCCCGGAGCCACAGCTCCGGCCCGTCCTCACCATCGACCACCTCGGCGAGCGCCCCGACCGGAGCCGTGCACCCTGCCTCGAGCGTGGCCAGCATCTGCCGTTCGGCGGTCACCGCGGCGCGTACCGCAGGATCCTCCAACGGCGCAAGGGCTTCGAGCACCGCGACGTCGTCGTCGCGGCATTCGATGCCCAGGGCACCTTGTCCCGGTGCCGGAAGCACCTGGATCGGATCCAGCGTCTCGGTGACCTCCGAAAGCCGGCCCAACCGGGCCAACCCTGCCCTTGCAAGTACCACCGCGTCCAATTTGCCATCCGTGACCATCGCGATCCGGGTGTCCACGTTGCCGCGGATCCCGGTCAGCTCCAGGCCCAGTCCGAGCGCCTCCAGCTGGGCCTGCCGCCGGGCCGAACCGGTGCCCACCAGGGCGCCGGTCGGCAGCTCGCCGAGGCTCAGCCCGTCGCGGGCGACCAGCACGTCACGCGAGTCCTCGCGCTCCGGGATCGCACCCAGCGTCAGCCCCTTCTCGGGGTAGGTCGGCAGGTCCTTCAGCGAGTGCACCGCGATATCGATCTCACCGGC
This region includes:
- the hemC gene encoding hydroxymethylbilane synthase, whose protein sequence is MIRLGTRRSALATVQANHIADKLRALGHEVEIVLITTTGDTNRAPVEQIGGTGIFVSALRDALLAGEIDIAVHSLKDLPTYPEKGLTLGAIPEREDSRDVLVARDGLSLGELPTGALVGTGSARRQAQLEALGLGLELTGIRGNVDTRIAMVTDGKLDAVVLARAGLARLGRLSEVTETLDPIQVLPAPGQGALGIECRDDDVAVLEALAPLEDPAVRAAVTAERQMLATLEAGCTAPVGALAEVVDGEDGPELWLRGALGQDGGVRRLSANGPVDDPQALGRRLANELLEQT